TCTGATGACGTTGTACTTGCCGCATTAATAGCATCATCTGAACCGTAAACATCTAATGTACCACCATTAATCGTGATGTTAGTACCTTCCAGTGCCTCAGCAGATTCTGATACTGTAATGGTACCTCCGTCAATTGTCAAAGCCGTCTCCGCTTTAATACCATCATCACCTGCTTTTACAGTAATTTCACCACCTGTGATAGTTGTATAACCTTTGGTAGTATCTGTATCATTTGTAGACTTGATACTATCACCACCTGCTGTTACATTGATTGTACCACCATTGATTGTCAATGAATCCTTACCACGGATACCATCATCCACTGCAGTGACGGTAATGTTTCCTGAATTCACGACAAGGTCATCTGTCGATACGATGCCGTCTTGGAAGTTGCCTTCAACGGTCAGGCTACCATTTCCTGTAATGGTCAAATCAGCTTCAACATGGATAGCCCCTTCAATATTGGTGTCTGTATGATTGCTGGTATCTTTCACTGTATTCGTCGTACCATCTTTGATTTCCAATTCAACATTGTCAGCATTAATAACATTGATTGCTGCTGTATCTAAACTTGAAATCTCAGCACCTGCTAGAATGATGCGAACATTGGCATCTGTTTCAACCGTTACACCAGCTGTTGTTGAACCAGTCAAAATATAGGTTCCACCCTCAGTAATTTTCAAGCCATCATTTGAAAGCGTCACTTCTGTCGTTGGAAGGGCTGACCAGTCAATAGTTGACGAGCTTGAATCTGATGAAGTGCTATTATTTGAAGTTGTCGCTACACTTGTCTGACTAGTTGCTGCTGAGTTTGAAGTAGTCGTTGAACTTGAAGTAGATGAACATGCTGCTAAGACACCAAGGCTCATAAGAGTAACACCAGAGTAG
This region of Streptococcus suis genomic DNA includes:
- a CDS encoding carbohydrate-binding domain-containing protein, whose amino-acid sequence is MKTNLKKLLYSGVTLMSLGVLAACSSTSSSTTTSNSAATSQTSVATTSNNSTSSDSSSSTIDWSALPTTEVTLSNDGLKITEGGTYILTGSTTAGVTVETDANVRIILAGAEISSLDTAAINVINADNVELEIKDGTTNTVKDTSNHTDTNIEGAIHVEADLTITGNGSLTVEGNFQDGIVSTDDLVVNSGNITVTAVDDGIRGKDSLTINGGTINVTAGGDSIKSTNDTDTTKGYTTITGGEITVKAGDDGIKAETALTIDGGTITVSESAEALEGTNITINGGTLDVYGSDDAINAASTTSSDIFIKVTGGDLKVAVGSGDTDAFDANGDIYISGGTIDVTAQSAFDFDGTAELTGGTVTVNGEQITQITATGPGAGGHGGW